The following are from one region of the Synechococcus sp. CBW1108 genome:
- a CDS encoding IS1595 family transposase, giving the protein MARNVIQFQKGLSLPDFQRLYGTEVQCEAALEKARWPGGFRCPRCNGHEHGLVYGRRLKRYQCRSCGHQATLTAGTIMQATKLPLTTWFLAFYMIGQAKTGISSLELSRHLGVNYDTAWLLHHKILRAMADREEAYLLRGKVQIDDSYLGGELPGGKAGRGSENKIPIVAAVSLNEAGRLIHARITAVSGFSSEAIAEWAKRHLAPGSQVLSDGLACFRAVTTAGCSHHAIVTGGKHPNDLPQFRWINTVLGNLKTGFNGTFHAFNFDKYARRYLGGFCFRFNRRFSMVAMTDRIANAVCCCMPCTERDLRVAEACPPTMKLAGRRQARWPVG; this is encoded by the coding sequence ATGGCGCGCAACGTCATCCAGTTCCAGAAAGGCCTTTCACTGCCTGACTTCCAGCGGCTCTACGGCACCGAGGTGCAATGTGAGGCTGCTTTGGAGAAGGCGCGCTGGCCCGGTGGGTTCCGCTGTCCCCGCTGCAATGGCCATGAGCATGGGCTGGTCTATGGCCGCAGGCTCAAGCGCTATCAGTGCCGCAGCTGCGGCCATCAGGCCACGCTCACGGCTGGCACGATCATGCAGGCCACGAAATTGCCTCTGACCACCTGGTTTCTGGCCTTTTACATGATCGGGCAGGCCAAAACAGGGATCTCCTCGCTGGAGCTCAGCCGCCACCTGGGCGTGAACTACGACACCGCCTGGCTGCTGCACCACAAGATTCTGCGGGCGATGGCTGATCGGGAGGAGGCTTACCTGCTGCGGGGAAAAGTCCAGATCGATGATTCCTACCTCGGCGGAGAACTGCCGGGCGGCAAGGCAGGTCGGGGTTCAGAGAACAAGATCCCCATCGTCGCGGCCGTCTCCTTGAATGAGGCGGGCCGGCTGATTCACGCCAGGATCACAGCCGTGAGTGGCTTCAGCTCAGAGGCCATCGCTGAGTGGGCCAAGCGCCATCTGGCGCCCGGCAGTCAGGTGCTCTCCGATGGCCTGGCCTGCTTTCGTGCCGTGACCACGGCAGGCTGCAGCCATCACGCCATCGTCACCGGTGGGAAGCACCCAAACGACTTGCCGCAGTTCCGTTGGATCAACACCGTGCTGGGCAACCTCAAGACCGGCTTCAACGGCACCTTCCACGCTTTCAATTTCGACAAGTACGCCAGGCGCTACCTGGGCGGCTTCTGCTTCCGGTTCAACCGGCGCTTCTCGATGGTTGCGATGACTGATCGCATTGCCAATGCGGTCTGTTGCTGCATGCCCTGCACGGAGCGGGATCTCAGGGTTGCGGAGGCTTGTCCGCCGACAATGAAGTTGGCCGGTCGGCGACAAGCTCGTTGGCCGGTGGGGTGA
- a CDS encoding AAA family ATPase: MIHRLAVSGYRSLQNVVVPFGQLTLVTGANGSGKSNLYRALRLLTAAARGTMVGALAQEGGLPAVMWAGPERLSRAMRQGEQPVQGGPRQQAVRLRLGFAAEPFSYAVELGYPQERQSAFALDPQLKGEWIWAGEGFHPRAVLSSSGPQHHPDQSLFQRGFDPDQQPEVMLLREQILSWRFYDSFRTDCPASTPLADWRQSSWPVRGTDRPPVVAGDNWGAMTLEATRKLSHTSVRAIASTDFL, translated from the coding sequence ATGATTCACCGTCTCGCCGTGAGCGGCTATCGCTCTCTGCAGAACGTGGTCGTGCCCTTCGGCCAGCTCACGCTGGTCACCGGCGCCAACGGTAGTGGCAAATCGAACCTCTACCGGGCCCTGCGATTGCTCACAGCCGCAGCTCGAGGAACGATGGTGGGAGCGTTGGCCCAGGAGGGAGGCCTGCCAGCCGTGATGTGGGCTGGACCGGAGCGCCTCAGCCGGGCGATGCGCCAAGGCGAGCAGCCCGTTCAAGGAGGTCCGCGCCAACAGGCGGTGCGGCTGCGGCTGGGGTTTGCGGCCGAGCCCTTCTCCTATGCCGTGGAACTGGGTTACCCACAGGAACGACAGAGCGCCTTTGCCCTTGATCCCCAGCTCAAAGGGGAATGGATCTGGGCGGGCGAGGGATTCCACCCCAGGGCTGTGCTCAGCAGCTCAGGGCCTCAACACCATCCCGATCAATCACTGTTTCAACGCGGCTTTGATCCTGATCAACAACCGGAGGTGATGCTGCTACGTGAGCAGATACTCAGTTGGCGCTTCTACGACAGCTTCCGCACCGATTGTCCCGCGTCAACCCCCTTGGCCGATTGGCGTCAATCAAGTTGGCCGGTGAGGGGAACTGATCGCCCCCCAGTTGTCGCCGGCGACAACTGGGGGGCGATGACGCTGGAGGCGACACGAAAACTGAGCCACACATCAGTCCGAGCCATTGCCAGCACTGACTTCCTCTGA
- a CDS encoding MlaD family protein → MSPTIPPNSLRERYVFLGSGLVLAVALVVGMAREQQWGTRWVLLHLLSSNAEGLRSGQDVRISGIPVGKVLALQLEPNAKVKVTLRVQEQHADLIGPKSMASLGQEGVVGDHFVIISADPQATEPGAKLAERTLPYVQPVAINNLMHRLIDTQTELLATLKNTTSLTSHEIPATLRGINKLASTLERETAITTPQLRQTLQQLRSTGSSAEQTSRQAQQLLQQSQPLLLSTLQDLERVASSSRKILQTVQQLLGLSDETPKSSD, encoded by the coding sequence ATGAGTCCCACCATCCCCCCGAACAGCCTCCGCGAGCGCTATGTGTTCTTGGGTTCCGGCCTGGTGCTGGCAGTTGCGTTGGTGGTGGGGATGGCACGCGAACAGCAATGGGGCACACGCTGGGTGTTGTTGCATCTGTTGAGCAGCAATGCCGAAGGGCTGCGTTCCGGGCAGGACGTGCGCATTTCAGGCATCCCCGTGGGCAAGGTGCTGGCCCTACAGCTCGAACCCAATGCCAAGGTGAAAGTCACCCTGCGGGTGCAAGAACAGCATGCTGATCTGATTGGCCCCAAAAGCATGGCCAGCCTTGGCCAAGAAGGCGTTGTGGGTGATCACTTCGTGATCATCAGCGCGGATCCACAGGCCACTGAACCTGGCGCCAAATTGGCAGAGCGCACCTTGCCCTATGTGCAACCCGTAGCGATCAACAACCTGATGCATCGCTTGATCGACACGCAAACCGAACTGCTGGCGACGCTCAAAAACACAACGAGCCTCACCAGCCATGAGATCCCCGCCACCCTTCGCGGGATCAACAAGCTGGCCTCCACGCTAGAACGGGAAACGGCAATCACCACACCTCAGCTGCGGCAGACACTGCAACAGCTGCGTTCAACCGGCAGCAGCGCCGAGCAAACCTCCCGCCAGGCTCAGCAACTCCTGCAACAGAGCCAGCCCTTATTGCTCAGCACGCTGCAAGACCTCGAACGCGTGGCCAGCAGCAGCCGCAAGATTCTTCAAACCGTGCAGCAGCTGCTGGGGCTGAGTGATGAAACGCCTAAAAGCTCAGATTGA
- a CDS encoding autotransporter domain-containing protein yields the protein MAFLVHLQCSAVVAIVNCPERAQFIKFRSLKQAALQSIWLFQESLNIKAGRIDGSRDSTIKLLAPTVIEIDRDSLIAGRLDGSSNSISHFDDFGKYYKPITLRGSGETTFTNTSSVLLRSATTQQRAATSPDLQIEGRAKINSKDFKLKRYTTNPFALDVANGNLSITSTGQVSGDGVITANVWNEGNVSPGDNGIGTLTVDGDYIQGISNPSASLNIDVNGSDSDLLKITGPNRVALLGGKLNISSYQGAPISANKIYTAIDVTGADSTGGEIGLTTSLNVIGSSGFTFARETDKLFGKIDPNYYATCTSSDPNIQKNCTKLQFAWVMNDPTTSQPLNPNTTKLPGKETIANVKNTGGAITTASSGNPNSNTNTCTSNGGSASACQQQNKPGTGASGNNNNTVAIAKALDAGWASVSAAVTSGVTGGKAIGTTGYTTNQTSAALVTPDFANVIAALFAVPTRQQLNQALHSISAEPYASMQSVALEAMEQFRANTLALTSGTKAIPFIAEEEVCTVDGNVEPRADGAQQLQPDCKPRTVQRLTPWSLLIDGTNTQATLKGTNDLASLDYNIFSSSYGLQYDFNRNWSAGAAFGYGRANLYNYEYADVRIESSTYSGAAWGIYRPSESWKFTALAGYMNLQYESDRNINFGGINRTANANWSGNGFTAALAAEYDWVLSSDKTSRSAVRIKPNTFFSYALHNQGAFSGTGADSLNLALNSHTADSLIYGIGFQIETPIVTGKTSRLIPRLSLGYECDFNGDSNEEHQLTASFAEVPALGSIDVLGQNRGANALDVGLSLEYETSETLSLYAGVGGAFWSNGNELSYGGGSSCAGESCRGMF from the coding sequence ATGGCGTTTCTGGTACATCTGCAGTGCTCAGCAGTTGTAGCAATCGTCAATTGCCCTGAACGAGCCCAGTTTATCAAATTTAGATCGCTGAAACAAGCTGCGCTGCAGTCGATTTGGCTTTTTCAGGAGTCCCTAAATATCAAGGCCGGAAGAATTGACGGATCTAGAGATTCCACGATTAAACTCCTAGCACCCACAGTCATTGAAATCGACCGAGACTCATTGATCGCAGGTCGACTTGACGGCTCATCAAACTCAATTAGTCATTTTGACGATTTTGGAAAATATTACAAGCCAATCACATTGCGGGGGTCCGGCGAAACAACCTTCACCAACACTTCATCCGTGCTTCTTCGCTCAGCAACAACACAACAACGAGCAGCCACCTCGCCCGACCTACAGATCGAGGGAAGGGCCAAAATCAACTCAAAGGACTTTAAGCTAAAGCGATATACAACTAATCCTTTCGCATTAGATGTGGCAAACGGCAATCTTTCCATCACATCAACCGGCCAGGTTAGTGGCGATGGTGTGATCACGGCAAACGTATGGAATGAAGGCAATGTATCCCCGGGCGACAATGGTATCGGCACGCTCACCGTGGATGGTGATTACATCCAGGGTATATCAAATCCCAGCGCCAGCCTCAATATCGATGTCAACGGATCAGACTCTGACCTGCTGAAGATCACAGGCCCTAACCGTGTTGCACTCCTGGGAGGCAAGCTGAACATCAGCTCCTATCAAGGTGCACCCATCTCTGCCAACAAGATCTATACCGCTATTGACGTTACCGGTGCCGATTCAACTGGAGGTGAAATTGGCCTGACAACCAGTCTTAATGTTATTGGATCATCTGGTTTCACCTTCGCGCGCGAAACAGACAAACTCTTTGGCAAAATCGATCCCAACTACTACGCCACCTGCACCAGCTCGGATCCCAATATTCAAAAGAATTGCACGAAGCTGCAATTCGCCTGGGTAATGAATGATCCCACAACCAGTCAACCACTAAATCCGAATACCACCAAGCTGCCCGGAAAGGAAACCATTGCCAACGTCAAGAACACTGGTGGGGCAATTACAACAGCTTCATCCGGCAATCCCAACTCCAACACCAACACCTGCACCAGCAACGGTGGTTCTGCATCGGCTTGTCAGCAGCAGAACAAGCCTGGCACAGGGGCTTCTGGCAATAACAACAACACAGTGGCTATTGCCAAGGCACTCGATGCAGGCTGGGCTTCTGTCAGTGCAGCTGTCACATCTGGTGTAACGGGTGGCAAGGCAATCGGCACAACCGGCTACACCACCAATCAAACCAGTGCAGCGCTCGTCACGCCTGACTTCGCCAATGTGATCGCTGCGCTGTTTGCTGTTCCCACCCGGCAACAGCTCAACCAAGCCCTCCACTCCATCTCCGCTGAGCCCTACGCCTCCATGCAATCGGTGGCCCTGGAAGCGATGGAGCAGTTTCGTGCCAACACACTCGCCCTCACCTCTGGCACCAAGGCCATTCCCTTCATTGCAGAAGAAGAGGTCTGCACTGTTGATGGCAACGTCGAGCCCCGTGCCGATGGAGCCCAGCAGCTCCAGCCCGATTGCAAGCCGCGCACCGTTCAAAGGCTCACGCCCTGGTCGCTCCTGATCGATGGCACCAACACCCAAGCCACCCTCAAAGGCACCAACGATCTCGCTTCCCTCGACTACAACATCTTCTCCAGCTCCTACGGCCTCCAGTACGACTTCAATCGCAACTGGAGTGCTGGTGCTGCCTTTGGCTACGGGCGTGCCAACCTCTACAACTACGAATACGCCGACGTTCGCATCGAATCCTCCACCTACTCCGGTGCTGCATGGGGCATCTATCGCCCATCCGAGAGCTGGAAGTTCACGGCGCTGGCCGGTTACATGAACCTCCAGTACGAATCAGACCGCAACATCAACTTCGGGGGGATCAACCGCACCGCCAATGCCAACTGGAGCGGCAATGGCTTTACCGCAGCTCTGGCAGCCGAATACGACTGGGTGCTCTCCTCCGACAAAACCAGCCGCTCCGCTGTGCGCATCAAGCCCAACACCTTCTTCTCCTACGCCCTCCACAACCAAGGAGCGTTCTCGGGAACCGGCGCTGACTCCCTCAACCTGGCCCTCAACTCACACACCGCCGATTCCCTCATCTACGGCATCGGCTTCCAGATCGAGACGCCAATCGTCACTGGCAAAACATCACGCCTGATCCCGCGCCTCTCCCTCGGCTACGAGTGCGACTTCAACGGTGATTCCAACGAGGAGCACCAGCTCACCGCTTCCTTCGCCGAAGTGCCGGCTCTTGGCTCCATTGATGTGCTCGGTCAGAACCGTGGTGCCAATGCCCTTGATGTAGGCCTCTCACTCGAGTACGAAACCTCTGAAACCCTTTCCCTCTATGCCGGCGTGGGTGGTGCCTTCTGGAGCAATGGCAACGAGCTCAGCTATGGCGGGGGCTCAAGCTGCGCTGGTGAGAGCTGCAGGGGAATGTTTTGA
- a CDS encoding nucleoside triphosphate pyrophosphatase, producing the protein MLLLASASPARRRLLEQAAIPHRVQVSGVDEDAIHHTDPAQLVQLLAKAKAQAVREACTDSSITAVLGCDSVLAFEGEVFGKPLHAAEAIDRWRRMASGWGELHTGHCLLVAGAARECPAPDIHGYPTTECLATITTRVQFAPLTAAEIEAYVATGEPLQCAGGFALEGRGGALVERIEGCFSNVIGLSLPLLRRWLLAMGVS; encoded by the coding sequence GTGCTGCTGCTGGCTTCTGCGTCTCCGGCCCGTCGCCGCCTGCTGGAGCAGGCCGCCATTCCCCACCGCGTGCAGGTGAGTGGTGTGGATGAAGACGCCATCCACCACACCGATCCTGCCCAGCTGGTGCAACTGTTGGCCAAGGCCAAGGCTCAGGCCGTGCGGGAGGCCTGCACGGATAGCTCGATCACGGCGGTGTTGGGCTGCGATTCAGTGCTGGCCTTTGAAGGGGAGGTGTTCGGCAAGCCTCTTCACGCTGCAGAGGCGATCGATCGCTGGCGACGGATGGCTAGTGGTTGGGGTGAGTTGCACACCGGCCACTGTTTGTTGGTGGCCGGTGCGGCGCGGGAGTGTCCAGCTCCGGATATCCATGGATATCCGACCACGGAATGCCTGGCCACCATCACCACCCGCGTGCAGTTCGCGCCGCTCACCGCCGCAGAGATCGAGGCCTACGTGGCCACCGGAGAGCCGCTCCAATGCGCTGGCGGCTTTGCTTTGGAGGGGCGTGGTGGTGCGCTGGTGGAACGGATCGAGGGCTGTTTCTCGAATGTGATCGGGCTGAGCTTGCCGTTGTTGCGGCGCTGGCTCCTGGCGATGGGCGTCAGTTAA
- the istB gene encoding IS21-like element helper ATPase IstB, whose translation MAWIRCHWQSIASQAEGEGWSPSQFLYALCEQEMEQRQQARQHRLLRAAQLPWSKALADYDHGGRIEAHRWQELEALSRQSEWLQRGENVLLFGPSGVGKTHLAVGIALAQIGLDQACRFYPATSLVQELQKARAEYNLPAALERLDRYPLLLIDDIGYVRRDEQESSVLFELICHRYERRSLLITANQPFTAWDEIFPSSSMTVAAVDRLVHHCHIVEISGDSHRRAQASRRSGSK comes from the coding sequence TTGGCATGGATCCGCTGCCACTGGCAGAGCATCGCCTCGCAGGCTGAGGGCGAGGGCTGGAGCCCCAGTCAGTTTCTCTATGCCCTGTGCGAGCAGGAAATGGAGCAACGCCAGCAGGCCCGCCAGCACCGGCTGCTGCGCGCGGCCCAGCTGCCCTGGAGCAAAGCGCTGGCGGACTACGACCATGGCGGCCGGATCGAGGCGCACCGATGGCAGGAACTGGAGGCCTTGAGCCGCCAGAGCGAGTGGCTGCAGCGGGGCGAGAACGTGCTGCTGTTCGGCCCCAGCGGTGTGGGCAAGACGCACCTGGCGGTCGGCATCGCCTTGGCGCAGATCGGCCTGGATCAGGCCTGCCGCTTCTATCCCGCCACGAGCCTGGTGCAGGAGCTGCAGAAGGCCCGCGCCGAATACAACCTGCCGGCAGCGCTGGAGCGGCTGGATCGCTACCCGCTGCTGCTGATCGATGACATTGGCTATGTGCGGCGGGATGAACAGGAGAGCAGCGTGCTGTTTGAGCTGATCTGCCACCGCTACGAGCGCCGATCGCTGCTGATCACCGCCAATCAGCCGTTCACCGCCTGGGATGAGATCTTCCCCAGCAGCTCAATGACCGTGGCGGCGGTGGACCGGCTGGTGCACCACTGCCACATCGTCGAGATCAGCGGCGACAGCCACCGCCGCGCCCAAGCAAGCCGGCGCAGCGGCAGCAAATAG
- a CDS encoding YcgJ family protein, translating into MRRHTLTLAAALPLVISSAALAQPASLSYPRPGVVCDSVGKTCYDSYGPSIGITSEVYGKKAANHLSKNLSQTSSRDFRLSTGQACSVAKRTCWNDGWGERNVAAGLTNQLFGSSTRPGQAQVSRDTGLCSLSRGSQRVYDGPCLLKQVSQGGQNRYEMQLQNGNTYTFQQVGGGFQTRDGFGGTWPVTFIDHGNTGIFRFSNYKLVATQENSNRNTTSNRDAAVGNALGNLLNTLFQ; encoded by the coding sequence ATGCGCCGACACACGCTGACCCTGGCAGCAGCCCTCCCTTTGGTGATCAGCAGCGCCGCCCTCGCCCAACCCGCCAGCCTCAGCTACCCGCGTCCTGGCGTGGTGTGCGACTCGGTTGGCAAAACCTGCTACGATAGCTACGGGCCCTCCATCGGGATCACCTCAGAGGTGTACGGCAAGAAGGCCGCCAACCATCTGTCCAAAAACCTCAGCCAAACCAGCAGCCGCGACTTCCGCCTGAGCACTGGCCAGGCCTGCAGCGTGGCCAAGCGCACCTGCTGGAACGACGGATGGGGTGAACGCAACGTGGCAGCCGGACTCACCAATCAGCTGTTCGGCTCCAGCACCAGGCCCGGCCAGGCCCAGGTGAGCCGAGATACAGGGCTTTGCAGCCTCAGCCGCGGTAGCCAACGCGTCTACGACGGCCCCTGCCTACTCAAGCAGGTGAGCCAGGGCGGCCAGAACCGCTACGAGATGCAACTTCAGAACGGCAACACCTACACCTTCCAGCAAGTGGGTGGGGGCTTCCAGACTCGTGATGGTTTTGGTGGCACCTGGCCGGTGACCTTCATCGACCACGGCAACACCGGTATCTTCCGCTTCAGCAACTACAAGCTGGTGGCCACCCAAGAGAATTCCAACCGCAACACCACTAGCAACCGCGATGCCGCTGTGGGCAATGCCCTCGGCAACCTGCTCAATACTCTTTTCCAGTAA
- a CDS encoding DUF86 domain-containing protein, translated as MSKDRLYPESIRDCLERIADYTAAGESSFMASRLIQDGVIRNLEVIGEATKNLSPELRAASPEIPWRQIAGMRDVLTHDYLKVNLARVWRTVDIDLPPLQEAVLRLLQA; from the coding sequence GTGAGCAAAGATCGCCTCTATCCCGAAAGTATTCGTGATTGTTTGGAGCGCATCGCGGATTACACTGCTGCTGGTGAGAGCAGCTTTATGGCCTCTCGTCTGATTCAAGATGGCGTGATTCGCAATCTCGAGGTGATCGGTGAAGCCACCAAGAATCTCAGCCCGGAGCTCCGAGCGGCCAGTCCTGAGATTCCTTGGCGGCAGATAGCCGGCATGAGAGATGTTCTGACTCATGACTATCTCAAGGTCAATCTGGCCCGAGTTTGGCGGACTGTTGATATCGACCTTCCTCCACTTCAGGAGGCAGTCCTGAGGCTGCTCCAGGCATAA
- a CDS encoding nucleotidyltransferase family protein, producing the protein MLALAQRHGATNLRVYGSIAKGQEHPGSDLDLLVDLAEDQSLLGLISFRQELEDLLGCLVDVTEAETLHPLIRNEILDQAQLL; encoded by the coding sequence GTGCTCGCCCTCGCCCAGCGCCATGGTGCAACCAACCTGAGGGTCTACGGCTCGATCGCTAAAGGGCAGGAGCACCCAGGTAGCGACCTGGATCTTCTGGTCGATCTAGCGGAGGATCAGTCTCTGCTCGGGTTGATCAGTTTCCGGCAAGAGCTTGAAGATCTCCTGGGATGCCTGGTGGATGTCACAGAAGCAGAAACACTGCACCCGTTGATCCGTAATGAAATTCTGGATCAGGCTCAGTTGCTGTGA
- a CDS encoding helix-turn-helix transcriptional regulator has translation MAAVEQVIRAPAQLGMLLRGARLEQGMNQQELALKPGGMSQARLSQLELQPGRLTVERLLLLLAALNLEVVVWPRESTIEPAEW, from the coding sequence ATGGCTGCGGTTGAGCAGGTGATTCGCGCCCCTGCGCAGTTGGGGATGCTGCTCCGTGGTGCCCGACTGGAGCAGGGGATGAACCAGCAAGAGCTAGCTCTCAAACCCGGTGGCATGAGCCAAGCCCGGCTCTCTCAGCTCGAACTGCAACCGGGTCGTCTCACCGTGGAGCGCCTCCTGCTACTCCTGGCCGCCCTCAACCTCGAAGTGGTGGTGTGGCCGCGAGAGAGCACCATCGAGCCGGCCGAGTGGTAA
- a CDS encoding Npun_F0494 family protein, protein MSTASQQEQRALQRARKAVRCLPFRLSFYQLLDGQALSSTQIAAHPNQQQLSRLSLNANRTEDLLIWLIQLGVLRREVDGQGLTERVRLTPMGRNTIAPWSDDIPPGGVLMRLKHWLRQHRPRI, encoded by the coding sequence GTGAGCACCGCCAGCCAACAAGAGCAACGCGCCCTGCAGCGGGCCCGAAAGGCGGTGCGCTGCCTCCCCTTTCGGCTGTCGTTTTATCAACTGCTGGATGGCCAGGCATTGAGCAGCACACAGATCGCTGCCCACCCCAACCAGCAGCAACTCAGCCGCCTCAGCCTGAACGCCAACCGCACCGAAGACCTCCTGATCTGGCTGATCCAGCTCGGTGTGCTGCGCCGCGAAGTGGACGGCCAGGGCCTCACCGAACGGGTGCGCCTCACCCCGATGGGGCGGAACACCATTGCCCCCTGGAGCGACGACATCCCGCCCGGAGGTGTGCTGATGCGCCTCAAGCACTGGCTTCGGCAGCACAGGCCCCGGATTTGA
- the istA gene encoding IS21 family transposase, which produces MLETLVPMRRDQVMPAPLTSHQRNLFMTKRRGGSSQEAAAAAAGISVRSARRIECNQLQPRANQPRGRTRPDPLVGVWEEELVPLLQRSPALTPITLLEHLQQQKPDVDWIPLQRTLQRRVREWKALHGPAPEVIFPLSYEPGEIAFCDFTQLKGVEVTIAGQVFPHLLFHYRLAWSGWSYAQVVQGGESFAALSEGLQNALAACGGVPGELRTDRLSAACRNRNGSFSSDITRRYHALCSHYSLAYSRNNLGVAHENGRVESPHGHLKRRIEQALLLRGSSDFESLAEYQAFLAAVIDQYNRPRLIRLEQEQAALRPLPRFRFADYDIEQLTVRRTSTIEVRRVVYSVPPRLIDQRLTVRIFHDRLQLLLGRQIACELERRHGGVERHGRAWSIDLEHLIDALRRKPRALLHCSYQRELFPDERWWQLWQQLRNGGDRDAAARLMVEALYVGCRLAGYEPVLVWLEKAHQRQGLSLAALQQRFRLPPHRPHPPQRISQHTLQSYDDLLALHPAAPGGGSRPADPAATAAVGMDPLPLAEHRLAG; this is translated from the coding sequence GTGCTGGAGACCCTGGTGCCGATGCGCAGGGACCAGGTGATGCCGGCACCACTGACAAGCCACCAACGCAATCTGTTCATGACGAAACGACGAGGCGGCAGCAGCCAGGAGGCTGCTGCCGCGGCGGCGGGCATCTCAGTGCGCAGTGCTCGCCGGATTGAATGCAATCAGCTGCAGCCGCGGGCGAACCAGCCCCGTGGCCGCACCCGCCCCGATCCGCTGGTAGGGGTATGGGAGGAGGAGCTGGTGCCGTTGCTGCAGCGCTCACCCGCGCTGACGCCGATCACGCTCCTGGAGCATCTGCAGCAGCAGAAACCTGATGTGGACTGGATTCCGCTACAGCGCACCCTGCAGCGCCGGGTGCGGGAGTGGAAGGCACTGCACGGCCCGGCGCCGGAGGTGATCTTCCCTTTGAGCTATGAGCCTGGCGAAATTGCCTTCTGTGACTTCACCCAGCTCAAGGGGGTGGAGGTGACGATCGCCGGCCAGGTGTTCCCCCATCTGCTGTTCCACTACCGCCTGGCCTGGAGCGGCTGGAGCTATGCGCAGGTGGTCCAGGGCGGCGAGAGTTTTGCAGCCCTCTCCGAGGGTCTGCAGAACGCTCTGGCTGCCTGCGGCGGGGTGCCAGGTGAACTGCGCACCGACCGGTTATCAGCAGCGTGCCGTAACCGCAACGGCAGTTTCAGCTCCGACATCACCCGCCGTTATCACGCCCTCTGCAGCCACTACAGCCTGGCCTACAGCCGCAACAACCTGGGGGTGGCGCATGAGAACGGCCGTGTGGAGAGTCCCCATGGCCATCTCAAGCGGCGGATCGAGCAGGCGTTGCTGCTGCGCGGCAGCAGTGATTTCGAGTCGCTGGCTGAATACCAGGCTTTTCTGGCCGCGGTGATTGACCAGTACAACAGGCCGCGCCTGATCCGGCTGGAGCAGGAGCAGGCGGCGCTGCGGCCACTACCGCGGTTTCGTTTTGCCGACTACGACATTGAACAGCTCACGGTGCGGCGCACCAGCACGATCGAGGTACGCAGAGTCGTGTATTCGGTGCCGCCGCGGCTGATCGACCAGCGGCTGACGGTGCGGATCTTCCACGACCGGCTGCAGCTGCTTCTGGGCCGGCAGATCGCCTGCGAACTGGAGCGGCGCCACGGCGGTGTCGAGCGTCATGGGCGGGCGTGGAGCATCGATCTGGAGCACCTGATCGATGCGCTCAGGCGAAAACCCCGGGCATTGCTGCACTGCAGTTACCAGCGGGAGCTGTTCCCCGATGAGCGCTGGTGGCAGCTGTGGCAGCAGCTGCGCAATGGCGGTGACCGTGACGCCGCCGCCCGATTGATGGTCGAGGCGCTGTATGTGGGCTGCCGCCTGGCGGGCTACGAGCCAGTGCTGGTTTGGCTCGAGAAGGCCCATCAACGGCAGGGGCTGTCGCTGGCGGCGCTGCAGCAACGCTTCCGGCTGCCGCCCCATCGCCCCCACCCGCCGCAACGCATTTCCCAACACACGCTGCAGAGCTATGACGACCTCCTTGCCCTCCATCCCGCGGCCCCAGGCGGCGGAAGCCGCCCTGCCGATCCTGCTGCGACAGCTGCGGTTGGCATGGATCCGCTGCCACTGGCAGAGCATCGCCTCGCAGGCTGA